One Succinivibrio dextrinosolvens DNA window includes the following coding sequences:
- the bioD gene encoding dethiobiotin synthase, whose product MRGLFVTGTGTDIGKTYVSAAIARELTKKNLSIAYYKAAVSGSDSIEHSDAGFVRDSSGIKQNTESLLSYLYEKPLSPHLAARGENRFASLDKILKDFNSLRVNYDYVLSEGAGGIICPVVWEKNDHLMYLDILKALKLNAVVVADAGLGTINHTVLTVSYLKQNSVKVKGVILNNFDNSSAMHSDNLQMIEEISGTNVIATLGKGDKKLNLRYQKMEDYFDEC is encoded by the coding sequence ATGAGAGGACTATTTGTTACAGGTACCGGTACAGATATCGGTAAGACCTATGTAAGTGCAGCCATTGCAAGAGAACTTACCAAAAAGAATTTGTCTATTGCTTACTATAAGGCAGCAGTAAGTGGCTCCGACAGTATAGAACATTCTGATGCCGGCTTTGTGAGGGATTCATCCGGAATAAAACAGAATACCGAATCTCTTCTTTCATATCTTTATGAAAAACCTTTGTCTCCTCATCTTGCTGCAAGAGGAGAAAATCGCTTTGCAAGCCTGGATAAAATTTTAAAAGACTTCAATTCCCTGAGAGTCAACTATGATTACGTACTCTCAGAGGGAGCGGGAGGAATTATATGTCCAGTTGTCTGGGAGAAGAATGATCATCTGATGTATCTTGATATTCTCAAGGCTTTAAAACTTAATGCAGTGGTTGTAGCTGATGCCGGACTTGGAACAATTAATCATACTGTATTGACCGTAAGTTACCTTAAACAGAACAGTGTAAAAGTAAAGGGCGTAATTCTTAATAATTTTGATAATAGCTCCGCAATGCATAGTGATAACCTTCAGATGATTGAGGAGATCTCAGGAACAAATGTTATTGCAACATTGGGAAAAGGCGATAAAAAACTGAATTTACGTTATCAGAAAATGGAAGATTACTTCGATGAGTGCTAA
- the bamC gene encoding outer membrane protein assembly factor BamC — translation MTKYKLDKLALVVTVMALPTLSMTGCVTVKDYYQEYFGMDKSTREVTGYYEHVDSKIYRNTLVVPEGLDNPGVNSELTIPQVDAKSLHGPLGEAVDVRPPTAPYRSDMGIHTQWSDGEAIVWFERNGSHGIQTEDDAWMLLASVLKHMNIGVGKIAPGQYLLTTISRDFTEFGKPYDGSDADVGLKRYNQIYQIRVGRNSDGSLGIASKLIGSMTSLSSGKGMEDLLDMIEQERFAMGFANNIIHEIDSKQHEAVVDPDNLVVSIGKDHNNHQAIIVEAPFETTTAILEGLFDRCGWKVTKHSVSKAEYDVEVNDNTDNWVNVRGRRLLDINIGKYKIRVGIHQKQYSAITFYNEKDTPIPDKEISRLYPGFADVLVEEFKTYSGAQSVKVEAN, via the coding sequence GTGACAAAGTATAAGTTAGATAAACTTGCTTTAGTCGTAACTGTAATGGCATTGCCAACTCTTAGCATGACAGGCTGCGTTACTGTAAAGGACTATTACCAAGAATATTTTGGTATGGATAAGAGTACAAGAGAAGTTACCGGCTATTACGAGCACGTTGATTCAAAAATCTACAGAAATACTCTTGTTGTTCCTGAAGGATTGGATAATCCTGGTGTTAACTCTGAGTTAACTATTCCACAGGTTGATGCAAAATCACTACATGGTCCTCTTGGTGAGGCTGTAGACGTTCGTCCTCCTACCGCTCCATACAGATCTGATATGGGTATCCACACTCAGTGGTCTGATGGTGAGGCTATTGTCTGGTTTGAGAGAAACGGTTCTCATGGAATTCAGACAGAAGATGATGCCTGGATGTTATTGGCCTCTGTTCTCAAGCATATGAATATTGGTGTTGGTAAGATTGCTCCTGGTCAGTATCTTCTGACTACAATTTCACGTGATTTTACCGAGTTCGGTAAGCCTTACGATGGATCTGATGCTGACGTTGGTCTGAAGAGGTACAATCAGATTTATCAGATTCGTGTTGGTAGAAATTCCGATGGCTCTTTAGGTATCGCATCTAAACTGATTGGTTCTATGACATCTCTGTCTTCAGGCAAGGGAATGGAAGATTTGCTTGATATGATTGAGCAGGAACGTTTTGCCATGGGTTTTGCCAACAACATCATTCACGAGATTGATTCTAAGCAGCATGAGGCTGTAGTTGATCCTGATAACCTTGTAGTATCAATAGGCAAGGACCATAACAATCACCAGGCTATTATTGTTGAAGCTCCATTCGAAACCACTACCGCAATTCTGGAAGGTCTGTTTGACAGATGTGGCTGGAAGGTTACCAAACACTCTGTATCCAAGGCAGAGTATGATGTTGAAGTTAACGACAACACAGATAACTGGGTAAATGTAAGAGGTCGTCGCCTACTTGATATCAATATCGGTAAGTACAAGATCCGTGTTGGTATCCATCAGAAGCAGTACAGTGCAATTACCTTCTATAATGAAAAGGATACTCCAATTCCTGATAAGGAAATTTCAAGACTGTATCCTGGCTTTGCAGATGTTCTGGTTGAGGAATTTAAGACCTATTCCGGAGCTCAGTCAGTAAAGGTTGAAGCTAACTGA
- the maoP gene encoding DUF413 domain-containing protein: MSFESEKPFNDFQHFARGIRRSGDFTINESNLLEKYGTAMMELYNGTRKPKTEEEKVFVKQITSDEVVTDHNAKIFKKYLQVIQPRHLHRLCSVGNDDELNGNGFMNGSSDETSGLD; the protein is encoded by the coding sequence ATGAGCTTTGAGTCAGAAAAGCCTTTTAATGATTTCCAGCACTTTGCACGTGGTATCCGTCGCAGTGGTGATTTTACTATCAATGAGTCAAACCTGCTTGAGAAGTATGGCACTGCAATGATGGAGCTTTACAACGGAACTCGCAAGCCAAAAACAGAAGAAGAGAAAGTTTTTGTAAAACAGATTACTTCAGATGAGGTTGTTACCGATCATAACGCAAAAATTTTCAAGAAGTATCTTCAGGTTATTCAGCCACGTCACCTTCACAGACTATGTTCTGTTGGTAATGATGACGAGTTAAATGGCAATGGCTTCATGAATGGTTCATCAGACGAAACATCTGGCTTAGATTAA
- the prmC gene encoding peptide chain release factor N(5)-glutamine methyltransferase, whose protein sequence is MTVFEALKNSRSRLAAEGIESASLDASLILSHLTNLSKVQLITHDTDELSDEIIDKLNVLIEKRINGYPVAYILGYKEFWGLKLKVTEDTLIPRPDTEILVQKAIDCRVHGPILDMGTGTGAIILALKSEYKDAIEAYACDISKKALDVARENAKALSLAVTFIESDWFKSLGDRKFSLIVSNPPYIEDDDPHLSKTSLPFEPICALTSGADGLDDIRIICREALSHLETGAPLLVEHGYNQGIAVAEIFTENGYKNVETIKDFAGNDRVTIGYNL, encoded by the coding sequence ATGACTGTATTCGAAGCTTTAAAAAATTCCCGTTCGAGACTTGCTGCTGAAGGAATAGAAAGTGCTTCACTTGATGCTTCTTTAATACTTTCTCATCTCACAAATTTATCAAAGGTTCAGCTAATAACGCACGACACAGACGAGCTGTCAGACGAGATTATAGATAAGTTAAATGTGCTTATTGAAAAACGTATTAATGGCTATCCAGTAGCGTATATTCTTGGATATAAAGAATTTTGGGGACTTAAATTAAAAGTAACAGAGGATACTTTAATTCCGAGACCTGATACAGAAATCCTGGTTCAGAAAGCTATTGACTGTAGGGTGCATGGTCCAATTCTTGATATGGGAACCGGTACAGGTGCGATTATTCTTGCGTTAAAATCAGAATATAAGGATGCTATTGAGGCGTATGCCTGTGATATCTCAAAAAAAGCTCTGGATGTAGCCAGAGAGAATGCAAAGGCTCTGTCATTGGCAGTGACATTTATTGAATCAGACTGGTTTAAATCCCTTGGAGACAGGAAATTCTCTTTAATCGTGTCCAATCCTCCCTATATTGAAGATGATGATCCTCATCTATCAAAGACATCTCTTCCTTTTGAACCGATCTGTGCTCTTACTTCTGGAGCTGACGGGCTTGATGATATCCGTATTATCTGTAGAGAGGCTCTTTCTCATTTGGAGACTGGTGCGCCTTTGCTGGTTGAACACGGCTATAATCAGGGGATAGCTGTTGCCGAAATTTTTACTGAAAACGGCTATAAAAATGTCGAAACCATCAAAGATTTTGCCGGTAACGATAGAGTAACTATTGGCTATAATCTCTAG
- a CDS encoding carbon starvation CstA family protein, translating to MPRYMWFIIAVIALLVGYFVYGRIVERIFGPNPARSTPAKTKSDGVDYVAMPKWKLWLIQLLNIAGVGPVFGPILGAVYGPTALLWIVIGTIFAGAVHDYFSGMLSVRYGGANVPDVVGYNLGKIAKNGMRVFATILLLLVGVVFATAPAGLLAKLSVGHFDGVMTFGAWLGVIFAYYFLATIIPIDKIIGRIYPVFGALLLIMALGVTIGMFVQMPDSFYSWATFDHNPHPKDLPIFPLVFITIACGALSGFHSTQSPLMARCVENESEGRLVFYGAMVAEGFIGLVWCTVGMTFYPDAQALLSAGGPAVVVNDSCVALLGGFGGLLAILGVVILPVTSGDTAFRAARLTIADVIHLPQVQPMKRLVIAIPVFCIGIALSQIDFNIIWRYFGFSNQTLAGICLWSAAAYLFRKGKFHWICTIPACFITVVSVSYICYEKNMGFGLDINTSNIIGVVVAVICLVSLLKFGKTPVEGAPTDV from the coding sequence ATGCCAAGATATATGTGGTTTATTATCGCGGTAATAGCCTTACTTGTAGGTTATTTCGTGTATGGTCGAATTGTCGAAAGAATTTTCGGCCCTAATCCAGCCCGATCAACACCAGCAAAAACAAAGAGTGACGGTGTTGACTATGTTGCCATGCCAAAATGGAAACTATGGTTAATTCAGTTACTGAACATCGCCGGTGTAGGCCCTGTATTTGGTCCTATCCTAGGTGCGGTTTATGGTCCAACCGCTTTATTATGGATTGTTATCGGTACTATTTTTGCCGGTGCTGTTCATGATTACTTCTCAGGAATGCTGTCAGTTCGCTATGGCGGTGCAAATGTTCCTGATGTAGTTGGTTATAATCTAGGTAAGATTGCCAAGAACGGTATGCGCGTTTTTGCAACCATTCTGCTTCTGCTAGTAGGTGTTGTGTTCGCAACTGCTCCTGCAGGTCTGTTAGCAAAACTATCTGTAGGTCACTTTGATGGTGTAATGACTTTCGGTGCATGGTTAGGCGTTATCTTCGCTTACTACTTCTTAGCTACCATTATCCCTATCGATAAGATCATAGGTAGAATCTACCCTGTATTTGGTGCCTTACTGCTGATCATGGCTCTTGGAGTTACTATCGGTATGTTTGTTCAGATGCCAGATAGCTTCTACTCCTGGGCAACCTTCGATCACAATCCTCATCCTAAGGATCTGCCAATCTTCCCTCTTGTATTTATTACTATTGCATGTGGTGCACTTTCAGGCTTCCACTCAACTCAGTCTCCTCTGATGGCTCGCTGTGTTGAGAACGAGTCAGAGGGTCGCCTGGTATTCTACGGAGCAATGGTTGCTGAAGGCTTTATTGGTCTTGTATGGTGTACTGTTGGTATGACTTTCTACCCAGATGCTCAGGCCCTATTATCTGCAGGTGGCCCTGCTGTTGTAGTTAACGACTCCTGCGTTGCCTTATTAGGCGGTTTTGGTGGTCTTCTTGCTATTCTTGGTGTGGTTATTCTGCCTGTTACTTCTGGTGATACTGCATTCAGAGCAGCTCGTTTAACTATTGCTGATGTAATTCATCTGCCACAGGTTCAGCCAATGAAGAGACTGGTAATTGCCATCCCTGTATTCTGTATTGGTATTGCCTTATCTCAGATCGATTTCAACATCATTTGGAGATACTTCGGTTTTTCAAATCAGACTCTTGCAGGAATCTGTCTATGGTCAGCTGCAGCTTACCTGTTCAGAAAGGGTAAGTTCCACTGGATCTGTACTATTCCAGCATGCTTCATTACAGTCGTATCTGTAAGCTATATCTGCTACGAGAAGAACATGGGCTTTGGCTTAGATATTAATACCTCAAATATCATCGGTGTTGTAGTAGCTGTAATCTGTCTTGTAAGCTTACTGAAGTTTGGCAAGACCCCTGTTGAGGGTGCTCCAACTGATGTCTGA
- the glnS gene encoding glutamine--tRNA ligase produces the protein MTVAVGEEERIPRNFITDIIDDDLNSGRHDHVATRFPPEPNGYLHIGHAKSICLNFGLARDYKGTCNLRFDDTNPEKEDMEYINSIQRDVQWLGFKWTEIRHSSDYFDRLYGYALELIDKGLAYVDELSPDEIREYRGTLKEPGKESPYRNRSVEENRALFEKMKAGEFKEGQVCLRAKIDMASPFICMRDPVIYRVRFAEHAITKDKWCIYPMYDFTHCISDAIEGITHSICTLEFQDNRRLYDWVLDHISIKARPHQYEMSRLNLEGSITSKRKLNLLVKEGIVDGWDDPRLTTISGLRRRGYTPASIREFCRRIGVTKQENVVEMSALESCIRDDLNKNAPRAMAVLHPIKLVIDNYGEDGVTDTSYTISNHPEREDLGTRTITISKELYIDEADFREEANKQYKRLKLGHEVRLRNSYVVQAVSCEKDTEGRVTVVHVLAVPNSVGATIEGHKPKGVIHWVDANNCYRGKVNLYENLFNVPNPGAAEDFLSTVNKNSKIEIENAALEASLKNAKVGQSFQFEREGYFCVDSKNSTEDKPEFNLTVALRETKKVSV, from the coding sequence ATGACTGTTGCTGTTGGTGAAGAGGAAAGAATTCCTCGCAATTTTATTACCGACATTATTGATGATGATTTAAATTCAGGTCGCCATGACCATGTTGCAACCAGATTTCCTCCAGAGCCAAATGGTTACCTTCATATCGGTCACGCAAAGTCAATCTGTCTGAATTTTGGTCTTGCCAGAGATTACAAGGGAACCTGCAATTTAAGATTTGATGATACCAACCCTGAAAAAGAGGATATGGAATATATAAATTCCATTCAGAGAGATGTTCAGTGGCTTGGATTTAAGTGGACAGAGATTCGTCACTCATCTGATTACTTTGACCGTCTGTATGGTTATGCCTTAGAGCTGATTGACAAAGGTCTTGCATATGTTGATGAACTTTCTCCTGACGAGATTCGTGAGTATCGCGGAACCTTAAAAGAGCCTGGTAAGGAAAGTCCATACAGAAACCGTTCTGTAGAAGAAAATCGTGCCTTATTTGAGAAGATGAAGGCAGGAGAATTTAAGGAAGGACAGGTTTGTCTGAGAGCCAAGATTGATATGGCCTCTCCTTTTATCTGTATGCGAGATCCTGTTATTTACCGTGTAAGATTTGCTGAACATGCCATTACAAAGGATAAGTGGTGTATTTATCCTATGTATGATTTTACACACTGTATCTCTGACGCCATAGAAGGTATTACCCATTCAATCTGTACCTTAGAGTTCCAGGATAACCGCAGACTTTATGACTGGGTTTTAGATCATATCTCCATAAAGGCTCGTCCTCATCAGTATGAGATGAGCCGCCTGAATCTTGAAGGATCGATTACCTCTAAACGTAAGCTGAATCTGCTGGTTAAAGAGGGCATAGTTGACGGATGGGATGACCCTCGTCTGACAACTATTTCCGGTTTACGCCGCAGAGGTTATACTCCTGCCTCCATCAGAGAGTTCTGCCGCCGTATAGGTGTAACCAAGCAGGAAAACGTTGTTGAGATGAGTGCTCTTGAGTCCTGTATCAGAGATGATCTGAACAAAAATGCACCTCGTGCTATGGCTGTACTTCATCCAATCAAGCTAGTTATTGATAATTACGGAGAAGATGGTGTAACTGATACTTCATATACTATCAGCAATCATCCTGAGCGCGAGGATCTGGGCACAAGAACCATTACTATCAGCAAGGAACTGTACATTGATGAGGCTGATTTCAGAGAAGAAGCCAATAAGCAGTACAAGCGCCTGAAGTTAGGTCATGAGGTTCGTCTTCGCAATTCATATGTGGTTCAGGCGGTTTCCTGTGAAAAGGACACTGAGGGCAGAGTTACCGTCGTTCATGTTTTAGCAGTTCCAAATTCTGTAGGAGCAACAATTGAAGGCCATAAGCCAAAAGGAGTTATCCACTGGGTTGATGCTAATAACTGCTATCGCGGAAAAGTTAATTTATATGAGAATCTGTTTAATGTACCTAATCCAGGTGCTGCAGAGGATTTCCTTTCAACTGTAAACAAGAACTCTAAGATTGAAATTGAGAATGCAGCCTTAGAAGCAAGTCTGAAAAATGCTAAGGTTGGCCAGAGTTTCCAGTTTGAAAGAGAAGGTTATTTCTGTGTCGATAGCAAGAATTCTACTGAAGATAAGCCAGAGTTTAATCTTACTGTTGCTTTAAGAGAGACCAAGAAAGTTTCTGTATAA
- the prfA gene encoding peptide chain release factor 1, which yields MQESILRKLEALVERHQEVEQLLSQPDVIADQDKFRELNREYSQLQVTVTTYKEYTTAVSDLEEMELMLNGDDEDMKAMAEEEIGPTREKTEHLEHELQLLLLPHDKRDDCNCFLEIRAGTGGDEAALFAGDLFKMYTHYVESKGWQLEVISVAEGEMGGYKEIIAKMSGEGAYGYMKFESGGHRVQRVPVTETQGRVHTSACTVMVLPEIPPAEAPVINQSDLRIDTFRASGAGGQHINKTDSAIRITHIPTGIVVECQDERSQHQNRARAMEVLYSRLAQLEEDKRNAQATEMRHSILASGDRSDRIRTYNFPQGRITDHRINLTVYRLDEVLGGDLDLMLKPVIEEFKAEQLASMASQGAL from the coding sequence ATGCAAGAATCTATTTTACGTAAATTAGAAGCTCTGGTTGAGCGTCATCAGGAAGTTGAACAACTTTTAAGCCAGCCTGATGTTATTGCGGATCAGGATAAATTCCGTGAGCTTAACCGAGAGTATTCTCAGCTTCAGGTTACAGTAACTACATACAAGGAATATACCACTGCAGTATCAGATCTTGAGGAAATGGAGCTGATGCTAAATGGTGATGATGAGGATATGAAGGCAATGGCCGAAGAAGAAATCGGCCCTACCAGAGAGAAGACTGAGCATCTTGAGCATGAGCTGCAGTTACTTCTTCTTCCTCATGACAAGCGTGACGACTGTAACTGCTTCCTTGAAATTCGCGCCGGTACTGGTGGCGATGAGGCAGCTCTGTTTGCAGGTGATCTGTTCAAGATGTACACCCATTACGTTGAGTCAAAGGGCTGGCAGCTTGAGGTTATCTCTGTAGCTGAAGGTGAAATGGGTGGCTACAAGGAAATCATTGCAAAGATGTCAGGCGAGGGCGCATACGGTTACATGAAGTTTGAATCTGGCGGACACCGTGTTCAGCGTGTTCCTGTAACAGAAACTCAGGGACGTGTCCACACCTCAGCATGTACTGTAATGGTCCTGCCAGAGATTCCGCCAGCAGAAGCTCCTGTTATCAATCAGTCTGATTTAAGAATTGATACTTTCCGTGCATCAGGTGCCGGTGGTCAGCACATTAACAAGACCGATTCTGCTATTCGTATTACTCATATTCCAACTGGTATTGTAGTTGAGTGTCAGGATGAGCGTTCTCAGCATCAGAACAGAGCCCGCGCTATGGAAGTTCTTTATTCAAGACTTGCTCAGTTAGAGGAAGACAAGAGAAACGCTCAGGCAACTGAAATGCGTCACAGTATTTTAGCTTCCGGTGACCGTTCTGATCGTATCAGAACCTATAACTTCCCTCAGGGCCGTATTACAGATCATCGTATCAACTTAACTGTTTACCGTTTAGATGAAGTTTTAGGCGGTGATCTTGATCTGATGCTTAAGCCTGTAATTGAAGAGTTTAAAGCTGAACAGCTTGCCTCTATGGCTTCTCAAGGCGCTCTATAA
- a CDS encoding phosphoribosylaminoimidazolesuccinocarboxamide synthase, whose protein sequence is MSNALTKTDFNFPGQKSVYHGKVRDVYNINDEMLVMVATDRISAFDVVLPEGIPYKGQMLNQIAAKFLDATTDICPNWKIATPDPMVSVGIMCEGFPVEMIVRGYLCGSSWRAYKSGVREICGVKLPEGMKENQKFPEPIITPTTKAELGLHDEDISKEQILERGLATPEEYALLEKYTLALFKRGTEIAEKRGLILVDTKYEFGKHKGTIYLMDEIHTPDSSRYFYKDGYQERFEKGEPQKQLSKEFVREWLMDNGFQGKAGQQVPEMTPQIVESISNRYLELFENITGEKFEKSENTDIAARIEKNVNEFLKNR, encoded by the coding sequence ATGAGTAACGCATTAACAAAAACCGATTTTAATTTCCCAGGTCAGAAAAGTGTTTATCACGGTAAGGTAAGAGACGTATACAACATTAATGATGAAATGCTGGTTATGGTTGCAACCGACAGAATTTCAGCTTTTGACGTTGTTCTGCCAGAGGGAATTCCTTACAAAGGACAGATGCTAAACCAGATTGCAGCTAAATTCCTTGATGCAACTACTGATATTTGCCCTAACTGGAAAATCGCAACACCTGATCCAATGGTTTCAGTTGGAATCATGTGTGAAGGTTTCCCTGTTGAAATGATAGTTCGCGGTTATCTATGCGGCAGCTCATGGAGAGCATACAAGAGTGGAGTTAGAGAAATCTGCGGCGTTAAGCTTCCTGAAGGAATGAAGGAAAATCAGAAGTTCCCAGAGCCAATCATCACACCTACCACCAAGGCTGAACTAGGTCTTCATGATGAGGATATTTCAAAGGAACAGATTCTAGAAAGAGGTCTTGCAACTCCAGAAGAATATGCGCTTCTTGAGAAATATACACTAGCTTTATTCAAGCGTGGCACAGAGATCGCAGAAAAGAGAGGCCTGATACTTGTTGATACAAAGTATGAGTTCGGTAAGCATAAAGGCACCATCTATCTGATGGATGAAATCCATACTCCAGATTCAAGCCGTTACTTCTACAAAGATGGCTACCAGGAGAGATTCGAGAAGGGAGAACCTCAGAAGCAGCTGTCAAAGGAATTCGTTCGTGAATGGCTGATGGATAATGGCTTCCAGGGAAAAGCTGGTCAGCAGGTACCAGAGATGACTCCTCAGATTGTTGAGTCAATTTCAAATCGTTATCTGGAGCTTTTCGAAAACATTACCGGTGAGAAGTTCGAGAAATCAGAGAACACTGATATTGCTGCAAGAATTGAAAAGAATGTTAACGAGTTCCTAAAGAATAGATAA
- a CDS encoding flagellin, translating into MPLYLTNIASMSAMRTLNNVTSELNTVFQRLSSGKRINSAKDDPAGLMIADRLTAQINGYKQGSRNLNDGISVAQTMEHALDESKNMLQRIRTLAVQAATGTYSDADRKAMDTEAQELCNEITRISKSTTFGGAQILAGNSGGMFSANGSIDIQCSGTVGDKISIPGFADGFSISGMASYLNISDGESYFKNAGSSLAFSLTSASNAESVLGCIDKYINTVSSYQARLGAVQNRMESAIRNNGSMYENLSDARSRIEDTDYAEEASKLAELMVRQQVIASLFSRINNSKSVVLSLLGG; encoded by the coding sequence ATGCCACTATATCTGACCAATATAGCGAGTATGAGTGCTATGAGAACGTTGAACAACGTAACCTCAGAGCTTAATACGGTCTTTCAGAGACTTTCCTCAGGAAAAAGAATAAATTCCGCTAAAGATGATCCTGCCGGACTTATGATTGCAGATCGTCTGACTGCTCAGATTAACGGATATAAGCAGGGATCAAGAAACTTAAACGACGGTATTTCTGTTGCTCAGACCATGGAACATGCTTTAGATGAAAGCAAAAATATGCTCCAGAGAATCAGAACTCTGGCAGTTCAGGCTGCAACCGGCACGTATTCAGATGCCGACAGAAAAGCAATGGATACTGAAGCACAGGAGTTATGCAATGAAATCACAAGAATCTCAAAGAGTACTACATTCGGTGGAGCTCAAATACTTGCAGGAAATTCAGGTGGGATGTTTAGTGCTAATGGCAGCATCGATATTCAGTGTTCTGGCACTGTAGGAGATAAAATCTCCATACCGGGATTTGCCGATGGATTCTCTATTTCAGGTATGGCCTCATATCTTAATATTTCAGATGGAGAATCATATTTTAAGAATGCAGGCTCATCTCTAGCTTTCAGTCTTACCTCCGCTTCAAATGCAGAATCAGTTCTTGGCTGTATTGATAAATATATAAATACCGTCAGCTCCTATCAGGCAAGGCTTGGAGCTGTACAGAACCGTATGGAATCAGCAATCAGAAACAACGGCTCAATGTATGAAAACCTTTCTGATGCCCGTTCAAGAATAGAAGATACAGACTATGCTGAGGAGGCTTCAAAACTAGCAGAGCTGATGGTAAGACAGCAGGTTATTGCTTCCCTTTTCTCAAGAATCAACAACAGCAAAAGTGTTGTACTCTCTCTTCTTGGCGGATAG
- the bioA gene encoding adenosylmethionine--8-amino-7-oxononanoate transaminase — translation MSAKENLIDFDVKHIWHPAAQMKDYEDFPPIPVVKGKGCYLYTEDGHEILDIISSWWCNLLGHCNDEISDALCSQAKTLEHVIFANFTHPWVVELTKELLSIVPEGITHFNYGDNGSSSVEMALKIAFQYQQQIGQTNRRRFACLSEGYHGETIGALSVGSMDLYNLMYKPMMMDNIHIEAPDLFLHPEEYPKKCMERAEKIFDEHGSELCALIVEPLLQGAGGMRIYPAEYLKFLSELCKKHGVLLIADEIATGFGRTGKWFACDHAGITPDLMCMSKAITGGYMPMSVVGVTDEVYNAFLGEYSEGKAFLHSHTYAGNPLACACALSVIRILKRDHIIEKAVEKASWLSSIFAERFSSLENVGQVRNIGLINVMEIVKDKATKERFPSSLRLGYRIYQDALKEGLLLRPIGDTLYFNPPLNISKEDLSKAIDITYKVLTRNLKSLS, via the coding sequence ATGAGTGCTAAAGAGAATTTAATTGATTTTGATGTAAAGCATATATGGCATCCTGCTGCGCAGATGAAGGATTATGAAGACTTTCCTCCTATTCCGGTAGTTAAAGGTAAAGGGTGTTATCTGTACACTGAAGATGGACATGAAATTCTGGATATTATCAGTTCCTGGTGGTGTAACCTTTTAGGCCATTGCAACGATGAAATCTCAGATGCCCTTTGCTCTCAGGCAAAGACGCTTGAGCATGTTATATTTGCAAACTTTACTCACCCATGGGTTGTAGAGCTTACCAAGGAACTGTTAAGTATCGTTCCTGAGGGAATTACCCATTTTAACTACGGAGATAATGGTTCATCATCTGTGGAAATGGCCCTGAAAATAGCATTTCAGTATCAGCAGCAGATTGGACAGACCAATAGACGCAGATTTGCTTGTCTGTCTGAGGGATACCATGGAGAAACAATAGGCGCATTATCAGTTGGCAGTATGGATTTGTATAACCTGATGTATAAGCCTATGATGATGGATAACATTCATATTGAAGCTCCTGATCTGTTTTTACACCCAGAGGAATATCCTAAAAAATGCATGGAGAGGGCAGAGAAGATTTTTGATGAACATGGTTCTGAGCTCTGTGCTCTGATTGTTGAGCCTCTGCTTCAGGGAGCCGGTGGAATGAGAATCTACCCTGCAGAATATTTAAAGTTTTTAAGCGAACTATGTAAAAAACATGGTGTTCTTCTGATTGCAGATGAAATTGCCACCGGATTTGGAAGAACCGGTAAATGGTTTGCCTGTGACCACGCAGGAATTACTCCTGATCTGATGTGTATGTCAAAGGCTATTACAGGCGGTTACATGCCAATGTCTGTAGTAGGTGTAACCGATGAGGTTTATAACGCCTTTTTAGGAGAATACTCTGAAGGAAAAGCTTTTCTTCATTCTCATACCTATGCAGGTAATCCTCTTGCATGTGCCTGTGCTCTGAGTGTAATCAGAATCCTGAAGCGTGACCATATCATTGAGAAAGCGGTTGAAAAAGCATCCTGGTTAAGCAGTATTTTTGCTGAGAGATTTTCTTCTCTTGAAAATGTAGGTCAGGTAAGAAATATCGGTCTTATCAATGTAATGGAGATTGTTAAGGACAAGGCAACAAAAGAGAGATTTCCTTCTTCTTTAAGACTTGGATACAGAATTTATCAGGATGCTCTGAAAGAAGGTCTGCTGTTAAGACCAATAGGGGATACTCTGTATTTTAATCCTCCTCTTAATATCTCCAAAGAGGATCTTTCAAAGGCAATTGATATTACCTACAAGGTTCTGACAAGAAATCTTAAGTCCTTATCATAA